GGAAAAAATTCTCCCAAATCTTGCTTTCGTAATGGTTCTTTCGCCATGATTGCTCCAGTACCCCAAAACTGCCGGATCCCAGTATTGTTCGAAGGGTACGAAAACTGCCTTGTCTAGAGGCTGCAATTCATGTGTGCAGTCACTCGACaagcaaaacaatattatgtCATGCTCATCTGCTACATCAACGATATTGGCATCAAGGTGAGATTTTGCACCATCGAAAATGAGCAAGAATTTGCCGACAGATTTAAATTTAGCAAAATGAGTTAGCCATTTAATAAAGACCTGACACGTCATTGAGCCCTTTTCTGTCATTTTAATAGCTGTGCCTGGGGGCATGTCATCACCCCATTCCGGTCGTCTCCTTTTTCCTTTGAAGAGAATCATGGGAGGAATTGCTTGGCCTACTGCGTTGCAACAAGCTACAATTGTTATACTCGTATTTTCTCCATGTTCTGGTGCAATCAAATGTAAGCGTTTAGTGCCTTTAGCAGCAAGAACTTCCTGTGTGTGATGAAGAGTCAATCGACACCCCTTCTCATCGATATTGTAAATATTCTCAGGTTTTCCCATAAATCCATGTTCGACCATTATGGCTTCCAGTTTATTAAATTAGACTTTCACAATTACACGATTTAGTTTCATTGCCCTGCCCTGGTTCAAAGTTTGCGCTTTCCTTCTTGACACATCTTGATGccgctttagaaataatttcatctacttcCTACCAGCTAACCCtaagtttttattaaaattattctttatgcagtttatttcacaaaatgtgaaaacagttcttttcaCAAGTTTACTAGTCAACGGCATCCCTACAGCTGCAAGTCGGAAAAGTCGGCTGCACAATTGTCTTTCTTGCGCGAAGCTTAAAAGTGCAGGACGACCAATATCTTTCTTCTCAGCCCCGGCATTGACATGATACCTGAGGGTGTTCCTAGCTATACCGTAGCGTGTAGCAGCTGTGTTAAGAGGCACACCATTCTTCACAGCTGCAACAGCCCGTGCCATCACATCTTCAAGAATTTTCGCTAGTGGTTTACccataatctaaaataaagaagaGGTAATAAAGATAAcgaattttgcacctaatttctgAGCTAAACATGCAGTAGTTTTGGTAAAATGCATTAATACTGCTAAGTATGCTGTTCCAACGCTAAAGAGCATTAAATAACTCGAATTTATATTGGGATGCTTTATCATAAATCCTGTAGTAGGCATAACTGAAGTCAGTGCAACAGGGTTCATAATTCCGACATGTGTCGGATTTAAGAGCACCTGGTTTGTTGTTACTAATAGCgctattaggcctacacaatcCTTATCGATagattctgaaattaatgaacctTATATTAAACTACAATACTGTATACTGTGAATGATGTCCAATATGAATTACATATCTTTGTCAAAAGCAGAAACTCAGACAAAATATGCTTCCTTCAGACAATACTTCTATCACACAAAATGTCTACTCACGCTCTGACCGGCAGAGAACCGCTTCTGCAAACTTGTTTATCACGGAACTGATATTGCTCTAAGACTTCTTCAAGAAACTGCAGTTCTCTGTCGGTTTAGACCACAAGTTTTTGCAGCAGAGCCCACTGTCGTAATTAAGACCATGTCGGAAAATAGCTCACCTACCTTATTATACTTATAATTTGAAACTAGATTacgttttcttttatttaatacctttttccaaatttgtttagtgttattttgattatttttacaaggggtccgatttcggcaactatttttcaaatcgccaaagtgtaatgttattgaaaataattttttttcataccaatttttaattatattttctaaaagtaaaatgtaaatggtgcataacattataaagtaaatattacatgcttttaaaacataattttttactgtttgtattaaaaaaaatggggGTCCGGTTTTGGGCACTTTCCTCTAAGTATAAAGTTTAACACTGGACATTTACCTTCTTGTAGACCACATAATTGAAACTCTAGCTgtgtaaatatcaaaataaaaaatggaaaaacaaagaaGTACACAGAGCGGCAT
This sequence is a window from Periplaneta americana isolate PAMFEO1 chromosome 2, P.americana_PAMFEO1_priV1, whole genome shotgun sequence. Protein-coding genes within it:
- the LOC138713930 gene encoding uncharacterized protein isoform X2 is translated as MVEHGFMGKPENIYNIDEKGCRLTLHHTQEVLAAKGTKRLHLIAPEHGENTSITIVACCNAVGQAIPPMILFKGKRRRPEWGDDMPPGTAIKMTEKGSMTCQVFIKWLTHFAKFKSVGKFLLIFDGAKSHLDANIVDVADEHDIILFCLSSDCTHELQPLDKAVFVPFEQYWDPAVLGYWSNHGERTITKARFGRIFSDVWLKSMTPNNIMSGFRATGICSFNPEVITDSAFAPSDLYFLQPSKKDREGIESDEESDCNSELCNSSVTECANDSGAPVNDERLSTSFTEILTYPNLRRKRSQDVPL